A single window of Tumebacillus sp. BK434 DNA harbors:
- a CDS encoding RNA polymerase sigma factor SigX, whose product MEGTARMAERPSPQTAPPFQEVFTTYYPQVVRQIMRITRDQTVAEDLAQDVFLKLYDQDLQGIHNLGGWLTQAGIYAAYNHLRSERRRTARDEGQELFDRWLEPSTEERWLKQEEIAAVREALTSLNDRDRTLLLMKYSGYNYQELAEATAVESGSVGTLLARARRKFRDLYQRKRGAER is encoded by the coding sequence ATGGAGGGTACCGCACGCATGGCAGAACGCCCGAGTCCGCAGACGGCACCGCCGTTTCAGGAAGTGTTCACCACCTATTACCCGCAGGTTGTCCGCCAGATCATGCGGATCACCCGCGATCAGACCGTGGCGGAAGACTTGGCGCAAGATGTGTTCCTCAAGCTGTACGATCAGGATCTGCAAGGAATCCACAACCTCGGCGGCTGGCTGACCCAAGCCGGCATCTACGCCGCGTACAACCACCTGCGCAGCGAGCGCAGGCGCACCGCCCGCGATGAAGGGCAGGAACTGTTCGACCGCTGGCTGGAGCCGTCCACCGAAGAACGCTGGCTGAAACAGGAGGAGATCGCCGCGGTGCGCGAGGCGCTGACTTCGCTGAACGACCGCGACCGCACCTTGCTCCTGATGAAATACTCCGGCTACAACTATCAAGAACTGGCGGAAGCGACCGCCGTCGAGTCCGGCTCGGTCGGCACGCTGCTCGCCCGCGCACGGCGCAAATTCCGTGATCTCTATCAACGCAAAAGGGGGGCTGAACGATGA
- the dinB gene encoding DNA polymerase IV, with the protein MERTILHLDMDAFFASVEQRDAPELRGKPVIIGGSAESRGVVSTCSYEARKYGVRSAMPTAQAKRLCPDGIFLFPDMKKYALVSRQMFSILERYTPLIEKLSVDEAFLDVTGSRRLFGDGVTIAARLKREIREELGLAASVGVAYNKFLAKLGSDLEKPDGLVVLTPDNFAARIHHLPVTRLWGVGAKSAEQLLRLGLKTIGDVAQMDLKRMRIHLGDFADHLYLLARGLDERPVETEREAKSVGHETTFAEDVRDVPFLEATLLGQAEKVARRLRRAGVEGRTVTLKLRYAPFRTITRSHTLPVPTSLEIVIYDTVKSLLAKCALTTGDAIRLIGVSVSGLVKEGEAVEHTQQLSLFETSAPLAAAPDPKQQELSRTMDKLRDKFGEKILTRARLINRNDE; encoded by the coding sequence ATGGAACGCACGATCTTGCACTTGGATATGGACGCTTTCTTCGCGTCGGTCGAGCAGCGCGACGCGCCGGAGCTGCGCGGGAAGCCGGTGATCATCGGCGGGTCGGCCGAAAGCCGCGGGGTGGTCTCGACCTGCTCGTACGAAGCGCGCAAGTACGGCGTGCGCTCCGCCATGCCGACCGCACAGGCCAAACGGCTCTGCCCGGACGGCATCTTCCTCTTTCCCGATATGAAAAAATACGCCCTGGTCTCCCGCCAGATGTTCAGCATCCTCGAACGCTACACCCCCCTGATCGAAAAGCTCTCCGTCGACGAAGCGTTCCTCGACGTCACCGGCAGCCGCAGGCTGTTCGGCGACGGCGTGACGATCGCCGCGCGGCTGAAGCGCGAGATCCGCGAAGAGCTCGGCCTGGCCGCATCGGTCGGCGTCGCCTACAACAAGTTCCTCGCCAAGCTCGGCTCCGATCTGGAGAAGCCCGACGGCCTTGTCGTGCTCACGCCAGACAACTTCGCCGCCCGCATCCATCACCTGCCCGTCACCCGGCTCTGGGGCGTCGGCGCCAAGAGCGCGGAGCAATTGCTCCGCCTCGGTCTGAAGACGATCGGCGATGTCGCGCAGATGGACCTCAAGCGCATGCGCATCCACCTCGGCGATTTCGCCGACCACCTCTACCTGCTCGCGCGCGGCCTCGACGAACGTCCGGTGGAAACGGAGCGCGAGGCGAAATCGGTCGGGCACGAGACCACTTTCGCCGAAGATGTCCGCGATGTGCCGTTCCTCGAAGCCACCCTGCTCGGCCAGGCGGAAAAGGTCGCCCGCCGCCTGCGCCGCGCCGGAGTGGAAGGGCGCACCGTCACCTTAAAACTGCGCTACGCCCCGTTTCGCACGATCACCCGCAGTCACACCTTGCCCGTGCCGACCAGTCTGGAGATCGTCATCTACGACACGGTGAAGTCGCTGCTCGCCAAATGCGCCCTCACCACAGGCGACGCGATCCGCCTGATCGGCGTCTCCGTCTCCGGGCTGGTCAAGGAAGGCGAAGCGGTCGAGCACACCCAGCAGCTCAGCCTGTTCGAAACGTCCGCCCCCCTCGCCGCCGCTCCCGACCCCAAGCAGCAAGAGCTGTCGCGGACGATGGACAAGCTCCGCGATAAATTTGGCGAAAAGATTTTGACGCGCGCACGATTGATCAACCGCAACGACGAGTAA
- a CDS encoding YheC/YheD family protein, which translates to MKPDLLGLMTTDLPAPASRQSLSPTWLLLAEEGRAAGWPVLFFHPHQVSLASNTVRGYLLGANGAWRHGTAALPQVVVDQVFVHVARTDARYATVKRGLIQKGARVVNPRLPDKRGVWRTLLQSAALRPHLPESSALHSADDVESWLQRHPSVFVKPVRGSKGRGVVRITRAADGRYAVAEGKEQVLGTAAMRKMIARRLGREKHLIQQGLPLVEADGSKIDLRVVLYRDDSKRWRPVATVPRVGQSGQAVTNLAQGGRTESLAWLQEELRSQCLPVPAREQIEQVAVLTAEALTPLRPSLAFLGIDIGLTTDGGLYALDINPRPGRQVLSMDDRRNAYQYLIGYCKTLL; encoded by the coding sequence TTGAAACCAGATCTGCTCGGACTGATGACGACCGACCTGCCCGCCCCCGCTTCCAGACAGAGCCTGTCGCCGACGTGGCTTTTGCTGGCGGAAGAAGGACGGGCGGCAGGCTGGCCGGTGCTGTTTTTCCATCCGCATCAGGTGTCGCTTGCGAGCAACACGGTGCGCGGCTATCTGCTCGGAGCAAACGGCGCATGGCGGCACGGCACGGCGGCGCTGCCGCAGGTGGTCGTGGACCAGGTGTTTGTGCATGTGGCGCGCACCGATGCCCGCTACGCCACCGTAAAGCGCGGGCTGATCCAAAAAGGCGCCCGGGTCGTGAACCCGCGCCTGCCCGACAAGCGCGGCGTGTGGCGGACGCTGCTTCAATCGGCGGCGCTGCGCCCGCATCTGCCGGAATCGTCCGCCCTGCACAGCGCGGACGATGTGGAGAGCTGGCTGCAGCGGCACCCGAGCGTCTTTGTCAAGCCGGTGCGCGGCTCGAAAGGGCGCGGCGTGGTGCGGATCACCCGCGCGGCGGACGGGCGGTATGCGGTGGCGGAAGGCAAGGAGCAAGTGCTTGGCACGGCTGCGATGCGCAAGATGATCGCGCGGAGGCTCGGGCGCGAGAAGCATCTGATCCAACAAGGCTTGCCGCTCGTCGAAGCGGATGGCAGCAAGATCGACCTGCGCGTCGTGCTTTACCGCGACGATAGCAAGCGCTGGCGTCCCGTCGCCACCGTGCCCCGCGTTGGCCAATCCGGTCAGGCGGTCACCAACCTCGCCCAAGGCGGACGCACAGAAAGTTTGGCGTGGCTGCAAGAGGAGCTGCGCAGCCAGTGCTTGCCGGTGCCGGCCCGGGAGCAGATCGAGCAAGTTGCCGTGCTGACCGCAGAGGCGCTGACGCCGCTTCGCCCGTCGCTCGCCTTCCTCGGCATCGACATCGGGCTGACCACAGACGGCGGGCTCTATGCCCTCGACATCAACCCGCGCCCCGGCAGACAAGTCCTGTCGATGGACGACCGGCGGAATGCTTACCAGTACCTGATCGGCTACTGCAAGACGCTGCTCTGA
- the hslO gene encoding Hsp33 family molecular chaperone HslO — protein sequence MNDYLVRATALDGKLRAFACITTDIVRELSDRNKALALASAALGRTATMAVIMGVMLKGKETVTLQIRGDGPLGRIVATADSEGHVRGYVDNPLVELPPKDGIVFGDVEKLDVGAAVGDGFLFVIKDLGMKEPYVGSVPLATGEIGDDFLYYFAQSEQTPSALGLGVLIDKEQTVTQAGGFLLQLLPGVAEEDIDYIEDQIKQFPHITSLLVQGQTPEQILQRLIPGEIKFNERVEIGFQCDCSRERFARGLISLGETELQKIAEEDKAAELVCHFCNEMYHFNEEQLLELVRDAKRD from the coding sequence ATGAACGATTATTTAGTACGCGCAACCGCACTGGACGGCAAACTTCGCGCGTTTGCTTGTATAACGACCGACATCGTCCGCGAGCTCTCGGACCGCAACAAAGCGCTGGCGCTGGCGAGCGCTGCGCTTGGCCGCACGGCGACGATGGCGGTGATCATGGGCGTGATGCTGAAGGGCAAAGAGACGGTCACCTTGCAGATCCGCGGCGATGGCCCGCTCGGCCGCATCGTGGCGACGGCCGATTCGGAAGGGCATGTGCGCGGCTATGTGGACAACCCGCTGGTCGAACTGCCCCCGAAGGACGGTATCGTCTTCGGCGATGTGGAAAAGCTCGACGTCGGCGCAGCGGTCGGCGACGGATTCCTGTTCGTAATCAAAGACCTCGGCATGAAAGAGCCGTACGTTGGCTCTGTGCCGTTGGCGACGGGCGAGATCGGCGACGACTTCCTGTACTATTTCGCGCAGTCGGAGCAGACCCCGTCGGCGCTTGGCCTCGGCGTGCTGATCGACAAAGAGCAGACCGTCACCCAGGCGGGCGGCTTCCTGCTCCAGCTGCTGCCGGGCGTGGCCGAGGAAGACATCGACTACATCGAAGACCAGATCAAGCAGTTCCCGCACATCACCTCGCTGCTCGTGCAAGGGCAGACGCCGGAGCAGATTTTGCAGCGGCTGATCCCGGGCGAGATCAAATTCAATGAAAGAGTCGAGATCGGCTTCCAATGCGACTGCTCCCGCGAACGCTTTGCCCGCGGCTTGATCTCGCTTGGCGAGACGGAGCTGCAAAAGATCGCCGAAGAAGACAAAGCGGCAGAACTGGTCTGCCATTTCTGCAATGAAATGTATCATTTTAATGAAGAGCAGCTGTTGGAGCTGGTCCGCGACGCGAAGAGGGATTGA
- the cysK gene encoding cysteine synthase A, with protein MRIANNIAELIGQTPIVKLNTIAGPDDAEIYVKLESFNPGGSVKDRIAYSMIIEAEKAGELKEGTTIVEPTSGNTGIGLAMMAAAKGYRAVLVMPDTMSIERRNLLRAYGAELVLTPGAEGMKGAIAKAKALKEENPEWFMPQQFDNPNNPKIHRETTAAEILEAFGGELDAFVAGVGTGGTITGVGEVLKGKNPQIQIVAVEPSASPVLSGGNPGPHKIQGIGAGFVPSIMNTDQVDEIVQVDNEIAFEYARRLAKDEGILVGISSGGNVYAALQVAKKLGKGKKVLTVAPSTGERYLSTALFQFE; from the coding sequence ATGCGTATTGCAAACAACATTGCAGAGCTGATCGGCCAGACTCCGATCGTGAAACTGAACACCATCGCCGGTCCGGATGATGCGGAGATCTATGTGAAGCTGGAGTCGTTCAACCCGGGCGGTTCTGTCAAAGACCGCATCGCCTACTCGATGATCATCGAAGCGGAAAAAGCGGGCGAGTTGAAGGAAGGCACGACCATCGTCGAGCCGACTTCCGGCAACACCGGCATCGGCCTGGCGATGATGGCAGCGGCGAAAGGCTACCGTGCCGTGCTCGTCATGCCGGACACCATGTCGATCGAGCGCCGCAACCTGCTGCGCGCGTACGGCGCTGAACTCGTGCTCACCCCGGGCGCAGAAGGCATGAAAGGCGCGATCGCGAAAGCAAAAGCGCTGAAGGAAGAGAACCCGGAATGGTTCATGCCGCAGCAGTTCGACAACCCGAACAACCCGAAGATCCACCGCGAGACCACCGCAGCTGAGATCCTCGAAGCGTTTGGCGGCGAGCTGGACGCCTTCGTCGCAGGCGTCGGCACCGGCGGCACGATCACCGGCGTCGGTGAAGTGCTGAAAGGCAAGAACCCGCAGATCCAGATCGTGGCGGTCGAACCGTCCGCCTCCCCGGTCCTCTCCGGCGGCAACCCTGGTCCGCATAAGATCCAAGGCATCGGCGCAGGCTTCGTGCCGTCGATCATGAACACCGATCAAGTCGATGAGATCGTCCAAGTCGACAACGAGATCGCGTTCGAGTATGCGCGCCGTCTGGCGAAAGACGAAGGCATCCTCGTCGGCATCTCCTCCGGCGGCAACGTGTATGCAGCCCTGCAGGTCGCGAAGAAGCTCGGCAAAGGCAAGAAAGTCCTCACCGTAGCTCCGTCCACCGGCGAGCGCTACCTGTCCACCGCCCTGTTCCAATTCGAATAA
- the folP gene encoding dihydropteroate synthase produces MRYNPYVIHIENEAHLYAEFRQVGSTEAGNRIMLNKGRGFVIRIDNVSLKAANILKQEMLSKGGDAAVHRDVAGLTAGDSSIVLLGTKRQFSEVIQKLKIQPFGLKQLSEELSSVLERFEAKGHRTLTFGDGAYTWEFGSRTLVMGILNVTPDSFSDGGRWADLDKAVAHAREMINAGADVLDIGGESTRPGHAPVDAQEEMRRVVPVIERLSREVNVPISIDTYKASVAEAAVRAGAHIVNDVWGFKQDPEMAAVCAKLNCPVILMHNRETPYEQDLITGVVRDIRESIALAHAAGVSDEQIILDPGIGFGKTHEQNLYMMKRMDDFTGLGYPVLLGTSRKSMIGNALCLPVDERVEGTAATVALGIAKGVDIVRVHDVKEMARVARMTDAMVR; encoded by the coding sequence GTGAGATACAATCCGTATGTGATACATATTGAAAACGAAGCGCATCTGTACGCCGAGTTCCGGCAGGTCGGCTCGACGGAAGCCGGGAACCGGATCATGCTGAACAAAGGGCGCGGGTTTGTGATCCGCATCGACAACGTCAGCTTGAAAGCGGCGAACATTTTGAAACAGGAGATGCTCTCGAAAGGCGGCGACGCGGCGGTGCATCGGGATGTGGCGGGTCTGACGGCCGGCGACTCGTCGATCGTGCTGCTCGGCACCAAGCGGCAATTTTCGGAAGTGATCCAGAAGCTGAAGATCCAGCCGTTCGGCTTGAAGCAGCTCAGCGAGGAACTCAGCTCTGTGCTGGAGCGCTTCGAAGCAAAAGGGCACCGGACGCTGACGTTCGGAGACGGCGCCTATACGTGGGAGTTCGGCAGCCGGACGCTGGTGATGGGCATCTTGAACGTCACGCCCGACTCGTTTTCTGACGGCGGGCGCTGGGCCGACCTCGACAAGGCGGTTGCGCACGCCCGCGAGATGATCAATGCGGGCGCTGACGTGCTCGACATCGGCGGCGAATCGACCCGTCCCGGTCATGCGCCGGTCGATGCGCAGGAAGAAATGCGCCGCGTCGTGCCGGTGATCGAACGCCTGTCGCGGGAAGTGAACGTCCCGATCTCGATCGACACCTACAAGGCGTCGGTCGCCGAAGCGGCAGTCCGGGCGGGTGCGCACATCGTCAACGACGTCTGGGGTTTCAAACAGGACCCGGAGATGGCAGCCGTCTGCGCAAAGCTGAACTGCCCGGTGATCTTGATGCACAACCGCGAGACGCCGTATGAGCAGGACCTGATCACCGGTGTCGTCCGCGACATTCGCGAATCGATCGCGCTGGCTCATGCAGCGGGTGTGTCTGACGAACAGATCATCTTGGACCCCGGCATCGGATTTGGGAAAACGCACGAACAGAACCTGTACATGATGAAGCGCATGGACGATTTTACCGGCCTTGGCTACCCGGTGCTGCTCGGCACGTCGCGCAAGTCGATGATCGGCAATGCGCTCTGCCTGCCGGTCGACGAGCGCGTCGAAGGCACGGCGGCGACGGTGGCGCTTGGCATCGCCAAAGGCGTGGACATCGTGCGGGTGCATGACGTAAAAGAAATGGCGCGCGTCGCCCGGATGACCGACGCGATGGTGCGCTAG
- the folB gene encoding dihydroneopterin aldolase: protein MDRIYISGMEFYGYHGVFEEENRLGQRFYADLVLHASLKAAGETDDLSKTVNYAEAYAAIKIIMDGEPVQLIETLAERIAQQMLDLYPMVQQAQVKVTKPSPPFPGALSGVAVEVIRER from the coding sequence ATGGACAGGATCTATATCTCCGGCATGGAGTTCTACGGCTACCACGGCGTATTTGAAGAGGAAAACCGGCTCGGGCAGCGGTTTTATGCGGATCTCGTGTTGCACGCGTCGCTGAAAGCGGCCGGCGAGACGGACGATCTCAGCAAGACGGTCAACTATGCGGAAGCGTACGCGGCGATCAAAATCATCATGGACGGCGAGCCGGTGCAGCTGATCGAAACGCTGGCTGAGCGCATCGCGCAGCAGATGCTCGACCTGTATCCGATGGTGCAGCAGGCGCAGGTCAAAGTGACCAAGCCGTCGCCGCCGTTCCCAGGGGCGCTGAGCGGCGTGGCGGTGGAGGTCATCCGTGAACGATAA
- the folK gene encoding 2-amino-4-hydroxy-6-hydroxymethyldihydropteridine diphosphokinase yields MHTAYLSLGSNLGDRVQNLCAAIRLLNAHPDIQVTNISSVYETAPVGMTDQPDFLNLALEIKTHLGPQNLLKITGSTELDMGRQRDIKWGPRTLDIDILLMDKQVMDTAELTLPHPRMGERAFVLLPLAELAGGMVHPVTQQTVSDMANQVDGKEGVFLCQIPLASVCGLSES; encoded by the coding sequence CTGCACACCGCCTACCTGTCGCTCGGCTCCAACCTCGGCGACCGGGTGCAAAATCTCTGCGCGGCGATCCGGCTTCTGAATGCACACCCTGACATTCAGGTGACGAACATCTCCTCGGTTTATGAGACAGCCCCGGTCGGAATGACCGACCAGCCCGACTTTTTGAACCTCGCTTTGGAGATCAAAACCCATTTGGGCCCCCAAAATTTGCTTAAAATTACCGGTTCTACAGAATTAGACATGGGTCGTCAAAGGGATATCAAGTGGGGACCGCGTACTTTAGATATAGACATCCTGCTCATGGACAAGCAGGTCATGGACACGGCGGAACTCACTTTACCACATCCCCGGATGGGGGAACGCGCATTTGTCCTACTACCACTCGCAGAACTTGCAGGCGGCATGGTTCATCCTGTTACGCAGCAAACCGTGTCAGACATGGCCAATCAGGTTGACGGAAAGGAAGGGGTCTTTCTATGTCAGATACCATTGGCAAGCGTTTGCGGGCTTTCCGAAAGCTGA
- a CDS encoding helix-turn-helix transcriptional regulator gives MSDTIGKRLRAFRKLKNLTQQELADKLHVSIAIVGAIERGTRMPSNELLRSIHAVLGVTEQELRGETLTIGG, from the coding sequence ATGTCAGATACCATTGGCAAGCGTTTGCGGGCTTTCCGAAAGCTGAAGAACCTCACACAGCAGGAATTGGCCGACAAACTGCATGTCTCGATCGCCATTGTAGGGGCGATCGAGAGAGGCACCAGAATGCCCTCCAATGAGCTGCTCCGCTCCATCCACGCCGTGCTTGGCGTGACAGAACAGGAGCTGCGCGGCGAGACGCTAACAATTGGTGGTTGA
- the dusB gene encoding tRNA dihydrouridine synthase DusB: MLKIGQVELENNVILAPMAGVCNPSFRVLAKEMGAGMVCAEMVATKALQHGNAKTRSMLTILQEEKPVSMQLMGCDVESMRIAAELVADTDAAIVDINMGCPANKVHKAGSGAALARDPQNAARIVEAVVKAVPNKPVTVKFRKGWDDDNINAVEVAKAVEAAGAQAVAVHGRTAKQMYQGQADWSIIRAVKAAVNIPVIGNGDVTTPQKAVQLLQETGADGVMIGRGSLGNPWIFRAVTHFMATGEELPLPSAEERIRVALRHTDLLVAEKGEYTGTREMRKHIAWYTKGLRDSNQFRDKINLLETSEALKEALHEYYAYLLKYEAQEVMN; the protein is encoded by the coding sequence ATGTTGAAGATCGGACAGGTAGAGCTGGAAAACAACGTAATCTTGGCGCCGATGGCCGGTGTCTGCAACCCGTCCTTCCGCGTTTTGGCGAAAGAGATGGGCGCAGGCATGGTCTGCGCGGAGATGGTCGCGACGAAAGCTTTGCAGCATGGCAACGCGAAAACCCGCTCCATGCTGACCATTCTGCAGGAGGAAAAACCGGTTTCGATGCAACTGATGGGCTGTGACGTGGAGTCGATGCGCATCGCGGCCGAGCTGGTCGCCGATACGGATGCGGCGATCGTCGACATCAACATGGGCTGCCCGGCGAACAAGGTGCACAAGGCCGGCTCCGGCGCGGCGCTGGCCCGCGACCCGCAGAACGCGGCAAGAATCGTCGAGGCGGTCGTCAAAGCGGTGCCGAACAAGCCGGTGACGGTGAAGTTCCGCAAAGGCTGGGACGATGACAACATCAACGCCGTCGAAGTGGCGAAAGCGGTCGAGGCGGCAGGCGCGCAGGCGGTGGCCGTCCACGGCCGCACCGCGAAGCAGATGTACCAGGGCCAGGCGGACTGGAGCATCATCCGCGCCGTGAAAGCGGCGGTCAACATCCCGGTGATCGGCAACGGCGACGTGACCACACCGCAAAAAGCGGTGCAATTGCTGCAGGAGACCGGCGCGGACGGCGTGATGATCGGCCGCGGCTCGCTCGGCAACCCGTGGATTTTCCGTGCGGTGACGCACTTCATGGCGACAGGCGAAGAACTGCCGCTGCCGTCTGCCGAAGAGCGCATCCGTGTCGCCTTGCGCCACACCGACCTGCTCGTCGCGGAGAAAGGCGAGTACACCGGCACCCGCGAAATGCGCAAACACATCGCCTGGTACACCAAAGGCCTGCGCGATTCCAACCAGTTCCGCGACAAGATCAACCTGCTGGAAACTTCCGAAGCGTTGAAAGAGGCATTGCACGAGTATTATGCGTACTTGCTGAAGTATGAAGCGCAAGAAGTGATGAACTAA
- a CDS encoding quinate 5-dehydrogenase — MKHVVSVSLGSASRNHKVIIRLFGQELLVERIGTDGDRQAVIRAIRSMDGQVDAFGMGGIDRYIYVHNRRYTFREAEEIARHARLTPILDGSGLKNSLERHVVHLLADHPLIRLRGKRVLLVSGVDRFGMAEALVETGCEVVFGDLMFGLGLPVLIRSLQGLDRAARLIAPLITQLPIRFLYPTGEKQQQIQAKFAKHYRNADVIAGDFHFIRRHLPDRLDGKIVLTNTVTPGDVELLRARGVKHLVTTTPDLEGRSFGTNVIEALLVALQDSRRELAPVQYLALLDKTGFAPRIETLTR, encoded by the coding sequence GTGAAACATGTGGTGAGCGTTTCCTTGGGTTCTGCTTCACGCAATCATAAAGTGATCATCCGGCTGTTCGGGCAGGAATTGCTGGTCGAGCGGATCGGCACGGACGGGGACCGCCAAGCGGTGATCCGCGCCATTCGGAGCATGGACGGACAGGTCGATGCTTTCGGGATGGGCGGCATCGACCGCTATATCTATGTGCACAACCGCCGCTACACGTTTCGGGAAGCGGAAGAGATCGCCCGCCACGCCCGGCTCACTCCGATCCTCGACGGCTCCGGGCTGAAAAATTCGCTGGAGCGCCACGTCGTCCATCTGCTGGCCGACCATCCTTTGATCCGGCTGCGCGGGAAGAGAGTGCTGCTCGTCTCCGGCGTCGACCGTTTTGGCATGGCCGAAGCGCTCGTGGAGACCGGCTGCGAGGTGGTGTTTGGTGACTTGATGTTTGGCCTCGGCCTGCCGGTGCTGATCCGCTCGCTCCAAGGGCTCGATCGCGCCGCCCGCCTGATCGCCCCGCTGATCACGCAGCTCCCGATCCGCTTTTTGTATCCGACGGGGGAGAAGCAGCAGCAGATCCAGGCGAAATTTGCCAAACACTACCGGAATGCCGACGTGATCGCAGGTGATTTTCATTTTATCCGCCGCCATTTGCCGGACCGGCTGGACGGGAAGATCGTGCTGACCAATACGGTGACGCCGGGGGATGTCGAGCTGCTGCGAGCGCGGGGAGTGAAGCATCTGGTGACGACGACGCCCGATCTGGAGGGGCGCAGCTTTGGCACGAACGTGATCGAAGCCTTGCTCGTCGCGCTGCAGGACAGCCGCCGCGAACTGGCGCCGGTGCAGTATTTGGCGCTGCTCGACAAGACCGGCTTTGCTCCGCGGATTGAAACGTTGACAAGGTGA